Proteins encoded together in one Mycobacterium sp. MS1601 window:
- a CDS encoding SAM-dependent methyltransferase translates to MRLPDSYFERIYAEADDPFQLSTRWYEQRKYAITLSLLPQPRYRHAFEPGCSIGTFTELLVQRCDHVTAIDVASAALESAAARVASGVSFARGALDDPWPDGPFDLVVLSEVGYYLSAETLAGVLAREVPRLAPGATVLAAHWRHPVEDYPITGDEVHTVLAATPGLMWLGRYCDDDVVIDVYDTADGSSVAAREFL, encoded by the coding sequence ATGAGACTGCCCGATTCGTATTTCGAGCGTATCTACGCCGAGGCCGACGACCCTTTTCAACTCTCCACTCGCTGGTATGAGCAGCGTAAGTATGCGATCACCCTGTCGCTGTTGCCGCAGCCGCGCTACCGTCACGCTTTTGAACCCGGTTGTTCCATCGGCACTTTCACCGAGTTGCTGGTGCAACGCTGCGATCACGTCACCGCCATCGACGTGGCCTCGGCCGCCCTGGAATCGGCGGCGGCGCGGGTGGCCTCGGGGGTGAGCTTTGCTCGCGGGGCGCTGGACGACCCCTGGCCCGACGGGCCGTTTGATCTGGTGGTGCTCAGCGAGGTCGGTTACTACCTGAGTGCCGAGACCTTGGCAGGTGTGCTGGCTCGCGAGGTGCCCAGGCTGGCTCCGGGGGCGACGGTGTTGGCCGCGCACTGGCGCCACCCGGTCGAGGATTACCCGATCACCGGCGACGAGGTGCACACGGTGCTGGCGGCGACGCCGGGGTTGATGTGGCTGGGCAGATACTGCGACGACGACGTGGTGATCGACGTCTACGACACCGCCGACGGATCGTCCGTCGCCGCCCGGGAATTCCTGTGA
- a CDS encoding DUF1707 domain-containing protein → MTTPVVDRRIGDADRERTAAQLGLALTQGYLDFAEYETRMSRAFDVATAAELAPLTDDLPAAIRRHDPQRLAAQARAARLSVRIHLGAYLAMVVIVLTVWTLTAIFAGATYFWPVWPIMGAGIGVLSHVIPVRLGCTRAERATDLPGCRMADMRRSVVVPGVPSLDPHRAGTAVFMLRSTP, encoded by the coding sequence ATGACGACTCCAGTCGTGGACCGACGCATCGGCGATGCAGACCGTGAGCGCACCGCAGCCCAACTCGGCTTGGCCCTGACTCAGGGCTATCTGGATTTTGCCGAATACGAGACCCGCATGAGCAGGGCCTTCGACGTGGCCACGGCTGCCGAGCTCGCGCCGTTGACCGACGACCTGCCCGCGGCGATCCGCCGCCATGACCCGCAGCGGCTGGCCGCCCAGGCCCGGGCGGCGCGGCTGAGCGTGCGGATCCACCTGGGCGCCTACCTGGCGATGGTGGTGATCGTGCTGACCGTGTGGACGCTGACGGCAATCTTCGCCGGCGCCACCTACTTCTGGCCGGTGTGGCCGATCATGGGCGCAGGCATCGGGGTGCTGTCCCACGTGATCCCGGTGCGTTTGGGCTGCACGAGAGCCGAGCGCGCCACTGATCTGCCGGGGTGCAGGATGGCAGACATGAGGCGATCGGTGGTGGTCCCGGGCGTGCCGTCGCTCGATCCTCACCGAGCCGGTACCGCCGTCTTCATGCTCAGGAGCACGCCATGA
- a CDS encoding o-succinylbenzoate synthase: MLLPDLLDRTHVVTLPMRVRFRGITTREVALIEGPTGWGEFGPFLEYGPQEAAHWLASAVDSAYGNPPELRRTRIPINATVPAVSAEQVPDVLARFPGAGTAKVKVAEPGQTLVDDVARVNAVRALIPTVRVDANGGWSVDEAVTAAAALTADGPLEYLEQPCATVAELAEVRRRVRVPVAADESIRKAEDPLLVVREHAADVAVVKVAPLGGVRALLAIVGQIDIPVVVSSALDSAVGIGVGLTAAAALPTLEHACGLGTGGLFVEDVVEPVLPVDGFLEVGSVAPDPARLAALRAPGERRDWWLERIRDCYRLLDS; this comes from the coding sequence ATGCTGTTGCCGGATCTGCTGGACCGCACCCATGTCGTCACGCTGCCGATGCGGGTGCGCTTCCGTGGCATCACCACCCGTGAGGTCGCGCTGATCGAGGGCCCGACCGGATGGGGGGAGTTCGGCCCGTTCCTCGAGTACGGCCCGCAGGAGGCCGCGCACTGGCTGGCCTCGGCCGTCGACTCCGCCTACGGGAACCCGCCGGAGTTGCGGCGCACGCGTATCCCGATCAATGCCACGGTGCCTGCCGTGTCCGCCGAGCAGGTGCCGGACGTGCTGGCGCGGTTCCCCGGGGCGGGCACGGCCAAGGTCAAGGTCGCCGAACCCGGCCAGACGCTGGTCGACGACGTCGCCCGGGTCAATGCCGTGCGCGCGCTGATCCCGACGGTGCGGGTGGATGCCAACGGCGGCTGGTCGGTCGACGAGGCGGTGACGGCCGCGGCTGCCTTGACGGCCGACGGGCCGTTGGAGTATCTGGAGCAGCCCTGCGCGACTGTGGCCGAGCTGGCCGAAGTGCGCCGCCGCGTGCGGGTTCCGGTGGCCGCCGACGAGAGCATCCGCAAGGCGGAGGATCCGCTGCTGGTGGTCCGCGAACATGCTGCGGACGTTGCGGTGGTGAAGGTGGCCCCGCTGGGCGGTGTGCGTGCGCTGCTGGCGATCGTCGGGCAGATCGACATTCCGGTGGTGGTCTCCAGTGCGCTGGATTCGGCCGTCGGCATCGGTGTGGGTCTGACTGCGGCCGCGGCGCTTCCCACACTGGAGCATGCGTGTGGGCTGGGCACCGGCGGGCTGTTCGTCGAGGACGTCGTCGAGCCCGTGCTGCCCGTCGACGGATTCCTGGAGGTCGGTTCCGTCGCGCCCGATCCGGCCCGGCTGGCTGCGCTGCGCGCTCCGGGCGAGCGCCGCGACTGGTGGCTCGAACGAATCCGGGACTGCTATCGCCTGCTCGACTCTTGA
- a CDS encoding PIG-L deacetylase family protein produces MSNGARLAAAPLSGGGTSVRDWLSVDRAPLMDLSECPALVVVAPHPDDETLGLGGTLAQLAAGGTEVSVVSVSDGGAAYPGISKFDQLRLEQTRRAELDRAAAALGVKSLTRLGLPDGAVADHEDRLADLLTEQLSGSGAWCAATWRGDGHPDHEAVGRAAAVASERAGVTFVEYPVWMWHWAQPADPDVPWQRAVSVPLDRQALGRKQRAAQCFRSQFEPPEPGLDPVLPPIVLRRLLAVGEVLFR; encoded by the coding sequence GTGAGCAACGGTGCCCGCCTGGCCGCGGCCCCGCTGTCGGGCGGCGGCACGTCGGTCCGGGACTGGTTGAGTGTCGATCGGGCGCCGCTGATGGATCTGTCCGAGTGTCCCGCGCTGGTGGTGGTGGCTCCGCACCCCGACGACGAAACCCTGGGGCTGGGTGGCACGCTGGCGCAGCTGGCGGCGGGCGGCACCGAGGTGTCGGTGGTGTCGGTCAGCGACGGCGGCGCGGCCTACCCGGGTATCTCGAAATTCGACCAGCTTCGCCTCGAGCAGACGCGACGCGCTGAGTTGGACCGTGCCGCAGCCGCTCTGGGAGTCAAGAGCCTCACCCGCCTTGGGCTGCCGGACGGGGCGGTGGCCGACCACGAGGATCGTCTTGCCGACCTGCTCACCGAGCAGCTTTCGGGCAGCGGTGCCTGGTGTGCGGCAACGTGGCGCGGTGACGGACATCCCGACCACGAGGCGGTGGGTCGCGCCGCGGCCGTCGCCTCGGAACGTGCGGGTGTCACATTTGTCGAGTATCCCGTCTGGATGTGGCATTGGGCGCAGCCCGCCGATCCGGATGTGCCGTGGCAGCGGGCCGTTTCGGTGCCCCTGGACCGGCAGGCGCTGGGCCGCAAACAGCGTGCGGCGCAGTGCTTTCGGAGTCAGTTCGAGCCTCCGGAGCCGGGTCTTGACCCGGTGTTGCCGCCAATCGTGCTGCGGCGACTGCTGGCCGTGGGGGAGGTGTTGTTCCGATGA
- a CDS encoding DsbA family protein produces the protein MRLRGLAVAALVLTLTGCANEIAGVAVPDPRQAGVALTEDGFGIVTGFADAPVQLEIFTEPQCSHCADLQAMYGEEMKTAIEGGRLTVTYRPLTFLDDEYMTDYSAAASNTLFLAAGGGPDAATFQTYVEDLWANQDLSFFDFTDQDFADIATDSGLSDDIVTRIADGDSAVDTDELLEFNFTALEDVSPDSLGTPLVYDLDKQEVVDIGDEEWLTTLLR, from the coding sequence GTGAGATTGCGCGGGCTGGCAGTGGCCGCCTTGGTACTGACCCTGACGGGCTGCGCCAACGAGATCGCCGGGGTGGCGGTGCCGGATCCTCGCCAGGCCGGGGTGGCACTCACCGAGGACGGCTTCGGCATCGTCACCGGTTTCGCCGACGCCCCCGTACAGCTGGAGATCTTCACCGAGCCGCAGTGCTCACACTGCGCCGATCTGCAGGCGATGTACGGCGAGGAGATGAAGACCGCGATCGAGGGCGGCCGGCTGACGGTCACCTACCGGCCGTTGACGTTCCTCGACGACGAGTACATGACCGACTACTCCGCCGCCGCCAGCAACACCCTGTTCCTGGCTGCCGGCGGGGGCCCCGATGCCGCCACGTTCCAGACCTACGTCGAAGACCTGTGGGCCAACCAGGACCTGTCGTTCTTCGACTTCACCGACCAGGATTTCGCCGACATCGCCACCGACAGCGGGTTGTCCGACGACATCGTCACGCGCATCGCCGACGGTGACTCCGCAGTGGACACCGATGAACTCCTCGAGTTCAACTTCACTGCGCTGGAAGACGTCTCGCCGGACAGTCTCGGCACGCCGTTGGTCTACGACCTGGACAAGCAGGAAGTCGTCGACATCGGCGACGAGGAATGGCTCACGACGCTGCTGCGCTGA
- a CDS encoding DUF3592 domain-containing protein, producing MWHILIHGPGGEVSHSRAGRVIRWTRVAVLVITMLVTLQSVLLVAGAVRNDLAIASDMGVAEAQVLDAGPRRSTIEFVTPDRVTYRPELGVLYPSELENGMRIYVEYDRSDPDLVRVQHRNALLAIVPALSVAVVGWLVAAAALVGLALLEKRIEVSAAAS from the coding sequence TTGTGGCACATCCTGATTCACGGCCCGGGCGGCGAGGTGTCCCACAGCCGGGCGGGTCGGGTCATCCGGTGGACGCGGGTCGCGGTGTTGGTCATCACGATGCTGGTGACGTTGCAATCGGTGCTACTGGTGGCCGGCGCGGTGCGCAACGACCTGGCCATCGCATCCGACATGGGGGTGGCCGAGGCGCAGGTGCTCGACGCCGGACCACGGCGCTCCACCATCGAGTTCGTCACCCCGGACCGGGTGACCTACCGGCCCGAACTCGGGGTGCTGTACCCGTCGGAACTGGAGAACGGGATGCGGATCTACGTCGAATACGACCGGTCCGACCCGGATCTGGTTCGGGTTCAGCACCGTAACGCGCTGCTGGCGATTGTGCCGGCCCTGTCGGTGGCCGTGGTCGGCTGGTTGGTGGCAGCGGCGGCGTTGGTGGGTCTGGCGTTGTTGGAGAAGCGCATCGAGGTCAGCGCAGCAGCGTCGTGA
- a CDS encoding DJ-1/PfpI family protein gives MTQLAIVLYPGFTALDFVGPYEVLHTLPGVEVRFVWHETGPVTADSGVLMVGATHTFDETPDPDVLLIPGGMTTAEHARDEKLLEWVRRVHDTTLWTTSVCTGSLILAAAGVLDGKRATSHWAAVSVLKTFGVTPVGDQRIVHQGKVVTAAGVSAGIDLGLWLAARLKDEATARAVQLIIEYDPQPPFDSGHISKASAATKATATALLSRELIKPKALKASTLLLWDRAIARLRWGQST, from the coding sequence ATGACCCAGCTCGCGATTGTTCTCTACCCCGGTTTCACCGCACTCGACTTCGTCGGCCCCTACGAGGTGCTGCACACCCTGCCCGGCGTCGAGGTTCGCTTTGTCTGGCATGAAACCGGGCCCGTCACAGCAGATTCCGGGGTGTTGATGGTCGGCGCCACCCACACCTTCGACGAGACACCCGACCCTGACGTGCTGTTGATCCCGGGCGGGATGACGACCGCGGAACATGCGCGCGACGAGAAGCTGCTGGAGTGGGTGCGCCGGGTGCACGACACGACGCTGTGGACCACCTCGGTGTGCACCGGGTCGCTGATCCTGGCAGCGGCCGGAGTCCTCGACGGCAAGCGCGCGACCTCACACTGGGCAGCGGTGTCCGTGCTCAAGACGTTCGGCGTCACGCCCGTCGGCGATCAGCGCATCGTCCACCAGGGCAAGGTCGTCACCGCGGCGGGAGTGTCGGCAGGCATCGACCTCGGGCTGTGGCTCGCGGCCAGGCTGAAGGACGAGGCGACCGCACGGGCGGTGCAACTGATCATCGAGTACGACCCGCAGCCGCCGTTTGATTCCGGTCACATCTCCAAGGCCTCGGCCGCCACCAAAGCCACCGCAACCGCGCTGCTCAGTCGCGAGCTCATCAAGCCGAAGGCCCTCAAGGCCAGCACCTTGCTGCTGTGGGACCGGGCCATCGCACGACTCCGTTGGGGTCAGAGCACGTAG
- a CDS encoding acyl-CoA dehydrogenase: protein MTVQEWLQAGVLDLPLPGSGATAQRWRRLAELAEQDLVAARLAEAHCDAVAILHELGGKPPAPHELWGVWAAEAPDAVVTAEDDVLNGVKAWCSGAGLCTHALVTTQGGLYAVAVADAAPQPGNWVNVGMSGSDTRAVRFQDTKAVYVGEYLDRPGFWHGAIGVAACWLGGARSVAAPLYRKARDEHALAHLGAVDAALAAADSMLEAAAAQIDADPLGDAERLARRVRAVVEDAVDQAITRTGRALGPAPLCTDAAHAQRVADLGVYVRQSHAERDLAALGRLVRSS from the coding sequence ATGACGGTGCAAGAGTGGCTGCAGGCGGGGGTGCTGGATCTTCCGCTGCCCGGTTCCGGTGCCACGGCGCAGCGCTGGCGGCGGTTGGCCGAACTCGCCGAGCAGGACCTGGTGGCGGCGCGACTGGCCGAGGCACACTGCGATGCGGTGGCGATTCTGCACGAACTCGGTGGCAAACCCCCTGCCCCACATGAACTCTGGGGAGTGTGGGCCGCCGAGGCTCCCGACGCCGTGGTGACCGCCGAGGATGACGTGCTCAACGGTGTGAAGGCCTGGTGTTCCGGGGCGGGTCTGTGCACCCACGCGTTGGTGACCACCCAAGGAGGCCTCTACGCGGTGGCGGTGGCCGACGCCGCACCGCAGCCCGGCAACTGGGTGAATGTGGGGATGTCCGGAAGTGACACGCGCGCGGTGCGTTTCCAGGACACCAAGGCCGTGTATGTGGGTGAGTATCTGGACCGGCCCGGATTCTGGCACGGTGCCATCGGGGTGGCCGCCTGTTGGTTGGGGGGAGCGCGGTCCGTCGCGGCGCCGTTGTACCGCAAGGCCCGTGACGAGCATGCCTTGGCGCACCTCGGGGCGGTTGATGCCGCGCTGGCCGCGGCGGACTCGATGCTGGAAGCGGCAGCCGCCCAGATCGACGCCGACCCGCTCGGTGATGCCGAGCGGCTGGCCCGTCGTGTACGGGCCGTCGTCGAGGATGCCGTCGACCAGGCGATCACCCGCACCGGACGGGCGCTGGGTCCCGCTCCGTTGTGCACCGATGCCGCTCACGCGCAGCGGGTGGCCGATCTGGGTGTCTACGTCCGTCAGAGCCACGCCGAGCGTGACCTCGCGGCTCTGGGTCGTCTGGTGAGGTCGTCGTGA
- a CDS encoding glycosyltransferase, which yields MTDISAAAVVIPAHNEHANLPRSLRAVVTAAAGAPVPVQIVVVLDNCDDNSERLAGAFGPDVHFVRVDAGNVGAARAAGFTYARTLCTPDEGAWYATTDADTQVDPDWLIRQLDSRADMVLGVVRISDWRRLPAAVLRRYVRGYESRTDHVHGANMGFRAQAYWQVGGFRALSSSEDVDLVRRFEAAGYRIRHDQALSVATSARPRGRAPGGFAAHLRSLTKDSA from the coding sequence GTGACAGATATCTCGGCGGCAGCTGTGGTGATTCCCGCACACAACGAGCACGCCAATCTGCCGCGAAGCCTGCGTGCGGTCGTCACCGCCGCAGCCGGTGCGCCGGTCCCGGTGCAGATCGTGGTGGTGCTCGACAACTGTGACGACAACAGTGAGCGACTGGCTGGGGCTTTCGGTCCCGACGTGCACTTCGTGAGGGTCGACGCCGGCAATGTCGGTGCCGCTCGGGCGGCCGGCTTCACCTACGCGCGCACGTTGTGTACACCTGACGAGGGCGCCTGGTACGCCACCACCGACGCCGACACCCAGGTGGACCCGGACTGGCTGATCCGACAACTGGACTCCCGTGCCGACATGGTGCTGGGGGTGGTCCGCATCTCAGACTGGCGTCGGCTGCCGGCGGCGGTGCTGCGCCGTTACGTACGCGGCTACGAGAGCCGGACCGACCATGTGCACGGCGCCAACATGGGGTTCCGCGCGCAGGCCTATTGGCAGGTCGGTGGCTTCCGTGCGCTGAGCAGCAGTGAGGACGTCGACCTGGTGCGGCGCTTCGAGGCCGCCGGGTACCGCATCCGGCACGATCAGGCGCTGTCGGTGGCGACCTCGGCGCGGCCTCGAGGCCGCGCTCCCGGCGGGTTCGCCGCACACCTGCGCTCGCTGACGAAGGACTCCGCATGA
- the menD gene encoding 2-succinyl-5-enolpyruvyl-6-hydroxy-3-cyclohexene-1-carboxylic-acid synthase produces the protein MNPSTAQARIVVDELIRGGVRDVVLCPGSRNAPLAFALADADRAGRLRLHVRIDERTAGFLAIGLAVAAGAPVPIAMTSGTAVANLGPAVVEANYARVPLIVLSANRPYELLGTGASQTMEQLGYFGTQVRATISLGLAEDDVDRQAAQWRSATCRVLVAATGARSGNAGPVQFDIPLREPLVPDMHDGPVPAGRPDGKPWTYTPPVTFDQPLDIDITPDTVVVAGHGAPAQPSLAALPTVAEPTASAAVNPLHPLALPLLRPRQVIMLGRPTLHRTVSALLADPAVAAFALTSGPRYPDVSGNSQATGTRAITSGAPDPGWLRRCAEVNEHAYRSVRTQLQQHPSTTGLHVAAAVVDALRPGDQLVLGASNPVRDVALVGLNPREVLVRSNRGVAGIDGTVSTAVGAALAHDVSGGRTLALIGDLTFVHDSSGLLIGPTEPAPADLTIVVSNDNGGGIFELLEQGDPRFQDVSSRVFGTPHDVDVGALCRAYHVEHTALELGDLPAALAEPGTGLRVLEVKADRSSLRGLHAAIKAAL, from the coding sequence GTGAACCCCTCGACGGCACAGGCGCGCATTGTCGTCGATGAACTGATCCGCGGCGGCGTGCGCGACGTGGTGCTGTGTCCGGGCTCGCGCAACGCTCCGCTGGCGTTCGCCCTTGCCGACGCCGACCGTGCGGGCCGGCTGCGACTGCATGTCCGCATCGATGAGCGCACCGCGGGTTTCCTGGCGATCGGCCTGGCCGTGGCCGCCGGAGCCCCGGTGCCCATCGCGATGACCTCGGGCACAGCGGTGGCCAACCTGGGCCCCGCAGTGGTCGAGGCCAACTACGCGCGGGTGCCGTTGATCGTGCTCAGCGCCAACCGGCCCTACGAACTGCTGGGTACCGGCGCCAGCCAGACCATGGAGCAACTCGGCTACTTCGGCACCCAGGTGCGGGCCACCATCAGCCTCGGGCTGGCCGAGGACGACGTCGACCGCCAGGCCGCGCAGTGGCGCTCGGCCACCTGCCGCGTGCTGGTGGCCGCGACCGGCGCTCGCTCCGGCAATGCCGGTCCGGTCCAGTTCGACATCCCGCTGCGGGAACCGCTGGTACCGGACATGCACGACGGCCCGGTGCCCGCGGGGCGCCCGGACGGCAAACCATGGACCTACACCCCGCCGGTGACGTTCGACCAGCCGCTCGACATCGACATCACGCCCGACACCGTGGTGGTGGCCGGTCACGGGGCGCCGGCTCAACCTTCGTTGGCCGCGCTGCCGACCGTCGCCGAGCCCACCGCCTCAGCCGCGGTCAATCCACTGCATCCGCTGGCACTGCCGCTGCTGCGGCCCCGGCAGGTCATCATGCTGGGACGACCTACGCTGCACCGCACCGTGTCGGCGCTGCTGGCCGACCCGGCGGTGGCGGCCTTCGCGCTCACCAGCGGTCCGCGCTACCCGGATGTCTCCGGCAACTCCCAGGCCACCGGCACCCGCGCCATCACCAGCGGTGCACCGGACCCGGGGTGGCTGCGCCGCTGCGCGGAGGTCAACGAGCATGCCTACCGGTCTGTGCGTACCCAGCTGCAGCAGCACCCGTCGACCACCGGCCTGCACGTGGCGGCGGCGGTGGTCGATGCGCTGCGGCCGGGAGACCAGCTGGTGCTGGGGGCGTCGAACCCGGTGCGTGACGTGGCTCTGGTCGGGTTGAATCCGCGCGAGGTGCTGGTGCGGTCCAACCGTGGCGTCGCCGGGATCGACGGCACCGTCTCGACGGCCGTGGGCGCCGCACTGGCCCACGATGTTTCTGGGGGCCGAACACTGGCGTTGATCGGTGACCTGACCTTCGTCCACGACAGCTCCGGGCTGCTGATCGGCCCCACCGAACCCGCCCCGGCCGATCTCACCATCGTCGTCTCCAACGACAACGGTGGCGGCATCTTCGAGCTCCTCGAACAGGGTGATCCGCGCTTTCAGGACGTGTCCTCGCGTGTCTTCGGCACCCCGCACGACGTCGACGTGGGCGCACTGTGCCGCGCCTACCACGTCGAGCACACCGCCCTGGAACTCGGTGATCTGCCCGCCGCGCTGGCCGAACCCGGTACCGGGCTGCGGGTGCTCGAGGTGAAGGCCGACCGGTCGTCGCTGCGCGGGTTGCACGCGGCCATCAAGGCGGCACTGTAG
- a CDS encoding alpha/beta fold hydrolase yields MNLAYDDRGTGDPVLFIAGRGGAGRTWHLHQVPAFQRAGYRVITFDNRGIGATENAGGFTTATMVNDTAALIEKLVGGPVRIVGLSMGSFIAQELMVARSDLVSEAVLMATRGRHDHTREFFINAEKKRMDAGIELPPDYSAKVRMLESFSPTTLNNDRLAGDWIEMFTMWPERNTPGLRAQLDVAPQENRLPVYRSIANRVLVIGFADDVVTPPHLGSEVADAIPNARFRKIRDAGHLGFIEQPDTVNTAILEFFNATRPARPALDLV; encoded by the coding sequence ATCAACCTGGCCTATGACGACCGCGGCACCGGGGATCCGGTGCTGTTCATCGCCGGACGCGGAGGAGCGGGCCGCACCTGGCACCTGCACCAGGTCCCGGCGTTCCAACGGGCCGGCTACCGGGTGATCACCTTCGACAACCGCGGTATCGGTGCCACCGAGAACGCCGGCGGATTCACCACCGCCACCATGGTCAACGACACCGCCGCGCTCATCGAGAAACTGGTCGGCGGACCGGTGCGCATCGTCGGTCTGTCGATGGGCAGCTTCATCGCCCAGGAGCTGATGGTGGCGCGTTCGGACCTGGTCAGCGAGGCCGTGCTGATGGCCACCCGTGGCCGTCATGACCACACCCGCGAGTTCTTCATCAACGCCGAGAAGAAGCGGATGGACGCAGGAATCGAGCTGCCACCGGACTACTCGGCGAAAGTTCGTATGCTGGAGAGCTTTTCGCCCACCACGCTGAACAATGACCGGCTGGCCGGCGACTGGATCGAGATGTTCACCATGTGGCCGGAGCGCAACACCCCGGGTCTGCGGGCCCAACTCGACGTGGCTCCCCAGGAAAATCGGCTGCCGGTGTACCGCAGCATCGCCAACCGGGTGTTGGTCATCGGGTTCGCCGATGACGTCGTGACGCCGCCGCACCTGGGTTCCGAGGTGGCCGACGCCATCCCGAACGCCCGGTTCCGCAAGATCCGCGATGCCGGACACCTGGGGTTCATCGAGCAGCCCGACACCGTCAACACCGCCATCCTGGAGTTCTTCAACGCCACCCGCCCGGCGCGTCCGGCGCTGGACCTAGTCTGA
- the fadD8 gene encoding fatty-acid--CoA ligase FadD8, with the protein MSDDLLRHPVHSGHLLAGALKRHRNKPLLHLGDTTLTGGQLADRISQYIQAFEAVGAGTGTAVGLLSLNRPEVLMIVGAGQTQGYRRTALHPLGSLDDHAYVLSDAGVTSLIIDPQPMFVERALGLLGKVDSLKQILTIGPVPPELSDVAVDLNAEAARFEPRTLVAADLPPDHIGGLTYTGGTTGKPKGVIMTVQATTTMTTIQLAEWEWPETPRFLMITPLSHAGAAYFLPTAVKGGEMFVLPKFDPAEVLRTIEEKKITATFLVPSMLYALMDHPDSHTRDLSSLETVYYGASAINPVRLAEAIARFGKIFAQNYGQSEAPMAISYLAKGDHDEKRLSSCGRPTLFARCALLDADGNPVPQGEPGEICVSGPLLAGGYWQKPDETSQTFKDGWLRTGDMAREDADGFWFIVDRVKDMIVTGGFNVFPREVEDVIAEHPSVAQVCVVGTPDDKWGEAVTAVVVLRPDALSDEAAVAQMTAEIQAAVKERKGSVQSPKQVVIAESLPLTGLGKPDKKAVRARFWEGAARSVG; encoded by the coding sequence ATGAGCGACGACCTGCTGCGCCATCCCGTTCATTCCGGCCACCTGCTCGCGGGCGCCCTGAAGCGACACCGCAACAAGCCGCTGCTGCATCTGGGTGACACCACCCTGACCGGCGGACAGCTCGCCGACCGCATCAGCCAGTACATTCAGGCCTTCGAGGCCGTGGGTGCCGGCACCGGCACCGCGGTGGGCCTGCTGTCGTTGAACCGGCCCGAGGTGCTGATGATCGTGGGCGCCGGACAGACCCAGGGGTATCGCCGCACCGCACTACACCCTCTCGGCTCACTCGACGATCACGCCTATGTGCTCTCCGATGCCGGGGTGACCTCGCTGATCATCGACCCGCAGCCGATGTTCGTCGAACGCGCGCTGGGCCTGCTGGGCAAGGTGGACTCACTCAAGCAGATCCTCACCATCGGACCCGTTCCGCCGGAGCTGAGCGACGTGGCCGTCGACCTCAATGCCGAGGCGGCGCGCTTCGAGCCGCGCACGCTTGTGGCCGCGGACCTGCCGCCGGATCACATCGGCGGGCTGACCTACACCGGCGGCACCACCGGCAAACCCAAGGGCGTCATCATGACGGTGCAGGCCACCACCACCATGACGACGATCCAGCTGGCCGAGTGGGAATGGCCGGAAACACCGCGCTTCCTGATGATCACCCCGCTGTCGCATGCCGGTGCGGCGTACTTCCTGCCGACGGCCGTCAAGGGCGGCGAGATGTTCGTACTGCCCAAGTTCGACCCGGCCGAGGTGTTGCGGACCATCGAGGAGAAGAAGATCACCGCGACCTTCCTGGTGCCGTCGATGCTGTACGCGCTGATGGACCACCCGGATTCACACACGCGGGACCTGTCCTCGCTGGAGACGGTGTACTACGGCGCCTCGGCCATCAACCCGGTGCGACTGGCCGAGGCAATTGCGAGGTTCGGCAAGATCTTCGCCCAGAACTACGGCCAGTCCGAGGCGCCGATGGCCATCTCCTATCTGGCCAAGGGTGATCACGACGAGAAACGGCTGTCGTCCTGTGGGCGGCCCACGTTGTTCGCCCGCTGTGCATTGCTGGATGCCGACGGCAACCCGGTGCCGCAGGGCGAACCGGGTGAAATCTGTGTATCCGGGCCACTTCTCGCCGGCGGCTACTGGCAGAAACCTGACGAGACTTCGCAGACTTTTAAAGACGGCTGGCTGCGCACCGGTGACATGGCCCGCGAGGACGCCGACGGTTTCTGGTTCATCGTCGACCGGGTCAAGGACATGATCGTCACCGGTGGTTTCAACGTGTTTCCGCGCGAGGTCGAGGACGTCATCGCCGAGCACCCGTCCGTCGCGCAGGTGTGCGTGGTGGGCACTCCCGACGACAAGTGGGGTGAGGCCGTCACCGCGGTGGTGGTGCTGCGCCCGGATGCCCTGTCCGACGAGGCCGCCGTCGCCCAGATGACCGCCGAGATCCAGGCTGCGGTCAAGGAACGCAAGGGGTCGGTGCAGTCACCCAAGCAGGTGGTGATCGCCGAGTCGCTGCCGCTGACAGGGCTGGGCAAGCCGGACAAGAAGGCGGTGCGGGCCCGCTTCTGGGAAGGCGCGGCCCGCTCGGTCGGTTAG